The region GGTTCGCGCCGTAGCCCGGCTTGAACATGTAGTCCAGGATCTGCGACTGCTGGGCCGCCGGGTAGTCCGTCAGCAGCCGGGAGTTCCCGCCACCGCCGCTGATCGCACCGATCCCGTCGAACGTACGCCCGCTCTGGCCGCCGTCCACGGTGATCGTGGTGGTCGCGGCCTGCGCCGGAACACTGCTGACCGCCAGAACGGCAGCAAGGAGCGCCAGCACCCACACGGGGGCAAGTCTCCATAGTCGTGTCATAACTGACACCCTTTCGCTGGGGGGAATTGCCGCACAGTGTGTTGTCGTGTTCGTTTGACGGTCAAGGGTTGCCACAGAAAGACAGAACCGAACATCGGCGAGGAGCTGCGGGCGCCGGACAGCCCGCACGCCCGGCCGAGGCGGTCAGGCGCACCCCACCGCCGGCCGCGACCACCGCCTCCGGCGCCGCGCCGGGCGGGTCGACCGAAGCGGTCACGTAGTATGACAACGTTGTCAGATACACCCGGCGAGCGCCGGGCAGCGTTCGGACAGACGCCATGGAGGACTCCAGAAAGACCTGGTCGGACGTGGTGGGGCGCGCTGGCGCCAAGAAGAGAGCGCTCTCCGAAGCTAGTCAGCGGCCATGCCCGCGTCAATGGTTCGGACATATGGTCGGACGACTCGGCCTCGCCGACCCCCTCCGAACCGGCGCCCCGCCGACCCGTGGAACGGCCTCACGCACCGGCCGGCGAAGAGCTGTTCACCCGGCACGGGAAGCGCATCGGCAAGCGGGCACTGACCGGCGATCACGGGCCTGGTAGCCGACCGGGGTCGGGAGCGTCGCGGTCCTGCGGTGACCGCGCCCACCGCTCCCCACAGTCTCCCGCACATCTCAACACCTTTGATCGGATGTCTGTTTGGGTCTGTTCGCAATTTCGGTCGATTGCGTTGACAAGCGCTACGGGGCTGCCCTTTGCTTTCCGGGATTCACCCCCCACCACCGGCCCGATGACGGCCGCGCTGTCCGAACCTGGAGCCGCACACGATGAAACGATGGCGCATTCCCCTCGCGACCTGTCTGTTCCTGCTCGGACTGGCCGCGCCCGGCACCGCCGCGCACGCCGCCGCCCCGGCCGTGGTCACCGATCCCGCGTCCCTGGTGAATCCGCTGCTGGGGACGTCCAACGGCGGCAACACCTTCCCCGGCGCCGACACCCCGTTCGGCATGGTGTCGTGGAGCCCCGACACGTCCTCCCGCCCGCCCGGCGGTAACTACGCTTACTCCGACAACGTTGTCACCGGCTTCAGCCTCAACCACATCTCCGGACCGGGCTGCGGAGCGATGGGTGACATCCCCGTCCTGCCGACCACCGGCGGGATCGACGGCGGGGCCACCCAGACGTTCAGCCACAGCAACGAGACGGCGAGCGCGGGCGCGTACTCGGTGACCCTGGGCAATGGCGTGAAGACCGAGCTGACCGCGACGGCCCGCTCGGGCATGGCCCGGTTCACGTTCCCGGCGACCACCCAGGCGAACCTGCTGTTCAAGCTGAGCGCGGACAAGGCGACGAATCTGCACTTCACCAAGGTGAGCAGCACCGAGGTGAGCGGGTCGGTGGACGCCGGGCTGTTCTGCGCGTCGGCGCCCGCCTACACCGCCTATTTCGACATGGTCTTCGACCAGCCGATGACCGGCAGCGGCAGTTTCAACGGCGGTGACTCGGTCACGTTCAACACCACCGGCAACCAGGTGGTGCAGGCCAAGGTCGGCCTGTCGTACGTCTCGATCGCCGGGGCGACGGCCAACCGGGCCGCCGAGAACGGCGGTTGGGACTTCAACGGCACCCGCACCGCCGCCCACAACGCGTGGAACACCGTGCTGAACCGGGTCGCGGTCAGCGGCGGCACCTCCGACCAGCAGAAGGTCTTCTACACCTCGCTCTACCACTCGCTGCTGCACCCGAACCTGCTCAGCGACAGCGACGGCCGCTACTGGGGCTTCGACCACCAGGTCCACACCGTCTCCGGCAGCCAGAAAGCGCAATACGGCACCTATTCCGGGTGGGACATCTACCGCACCCAGGCGCAGCTGGAGGCGCTGGTCGCCCCGCAGCAGGCCTCCGACAGTGCGCAGTCGCTGGTCAACGACTACGCGCAGGCCGGGTTCTTCCCGAAGTGGTCGCTCAACTCCGCCGAGACCCAGGTGATGAACGGCGACCCCGGCCCGGCGATCATCGCGGACTACTACGCCTTCGGCGCCCGCACCTTCGACACCGCCGCCGCCAAGGCCGACATGATCAAGGAAGGCACCACGAGCAACCCGATCCGGATGGGCCTGGACCTGCAGACCAAGTACGGCTACCTGCCCTCCGACGGCACCTACCCGCACGACTTCTACGGCTCGGCCGCCACCCTCCTGGAATACAGCGCCCAGGACTTCGCGACCTCCGCCTTCGCCGGGGCGCTCGGCGACACCACCACACAGAGCCAGTTCGCCAACCGCGCGCAGGACTGGAAGAACGAGTTCAACACCTCCAGCGGCTTCATCCAGCCCAAACAGGCGAACGGTTCCTGGAAGTCGGGCTTCAACCCCACCAGCAGCGACCAGTTCGTCGAGGGCACCTCCTGGCAGTACACCGGTGCGGTGCCGCACAACATCCGCGGCCTGGCCGACGCCATGGGCGGCAACGCCAAGATGGCCGGCTACCTCGACAGCGTGCTGTCCGACTTCCACGGTTCCGGAGGCACGCACGCCGATCTCGGCAACGAGCCGTCCATCGAACTGCCCTGGGAGTACGACTACGTCGGCCAGCCGTGGAAGACCCAGAAGATCGTCCGCCAGGTCCAGGACCAGCTCTGGCCGAACAACCCCGCCAACTGGGGCGTCGGCAACGACGACCTGGGCACCATGAGCGCCTGGTACGTCTTCTCCGCCATGGGCTTCTACCCCGAGACCCCCGGCACCTCCGACCTCGCCCTGGGCAGCCCGCTGTTCACATCCGTCGACGTCACCCTCGGCAGCGGCGGCCACCTCCTGGTCAACGCCCCGGCCGCCGCCGACAACGCCCCCTACATCCAGAGCGCCACCCTCAACGGCGCCACCTGGAACAACGCCTACCTGCCCGCGACCTTCGCCACCGGCGGCGGCACCCTCAACCTCACCCTCGGCACCAGCGCCAACACCAACTGGGCCACCGCCGCCACCTCCGCCCCGCCGTCCTACAACGGCAACGGCGGCGCCAAGCCCCCGGGCCCGCCGGTCGGCCGTACCGGCCCGGTCACCTCAGACAACGCCGGCAAGTGCCTGGACGACAACACCAGCGCGACCACCAACGGCACCAGGATCCAGATCTGGACCTGCAACAACTCCGCCGCCCAGCAGGTCACCGTCGCCTCCGACGGCACACTCCAGGTCCTCGGCAAGTGCGTCGAGGTCACCGGCAACGGCGGCACCGCCAACAACACGCTCATCGAACTGTGGGACTGCAACGGCGGCAACAACCAGAAATGGACCTACAACTCCGGCACCAAGGCACTGGTCAACCCGCAGTCCGGCCGCTGCCTCGACATCCCCAACTCCAGCACCAACGACGGCACCCAGCTGCAGATCTTCGACTGCAACGGCACCAACGCACAGCGCTGGAACCTGCCTTCCTGACCGCCGCGTGATCCCTCCGCCAGTCCGACGGCCTCCCTGTGACGGGGAGGCCGTCGGGCGCGTTCAGCAGGGTGGCGACAAGGAGGCCGGCCAGTCCTGGGGAAACCGCGGGCCGGGCCGGACGGCGCTGTGCGCCCGGGGCCGGGGCGCCGGCTCGGGTCGCACCGTGAGCGGGTCAGACCGTGAGCAGGTCCGCGATCCGGTCGTGGACGCCGTCCTTGCCGTCCAGCCGGGTCGGCACCAGCCGGTCCGGGTGCTCCGGGTCGCGGGCGAGGACGTGCAGGCGTCCGTCGTGGCGGGCGAGGACCAGGTCGGTGCTCTGCCCGGCGATCTCCGCGGATCCCTGCGCGGTGTAGTGGGTGACGGTCACCAGCGCGGAGCGCTGGCACTCGGCGAGCAGGGTGTCGGCGTCCACCGTGCGCTCGTGCTCCACCGCGGAGCCCCGCGGCAGCCACTCGGTGAGCATCCGGAGGGCCTCGTCGAGCGTGTACAGGCCGATCTGGTGCACACCGAGCGCGTCGATGCGCACCATCAGGCAGATCCGCTCCGGCTGTGGGAGCAGCAGGATCCGCCACGGCTCGCCCGCCTCCGTCCCGCTGGTACGGGCGTCGAGCACGATGCGGGCCCGCTGCTGGAAGGCCACGGCGATGCCCAGGTCCCCGCGCACCTGGACCTGCTCGCCCGTGGCGCCCGCCAGCAGCAGCTGCCGTGCCGCCAGGGACCTGACCGCCTCGGTGAGTTCGTCCTCCGAGGGCCGCGCTTCGAGGAAGTCCACGATCGCGTCCACTGCGGTCAGCTCGGCGATGGTGTAGGCGCCGAGCAGCACAGGTCCCGTGTGCACCAGTTCCACCACGGCGGTGACCAGCCCCTGGGGCACGGCGGCCGCGCCCGGGTCCTGCGGTGCCTGTCCCGGGGTGTCGTGCTGTTCGTCGCTCACCGCCGGCCTCCCTTCGGCCATACGCCCGCCGCGGACGCCTCGTCGCGCCGCTGCTGGAGAACGGCGGCGGCACTGCGGGAGGGTGTCTCGGTGACCCACACCTCGGAATTGCCGAACAGCCCCCGCCCGGCCCTGCCGGACAGCGCCTGCCCCAGCTCGCCGGCCAGGTCGGCCCGCTCCGGGGGCGGGAAACGGGCCGCGAGTTCCCGCGATACGGAGGTGACGTCGTCGGACTCCTCGATCCGGCGCAGCGCCCGGGTCAGCGACCGTGCGACCGGCGGTGTCAGGGACGTCGGCACGGCCACGATCGGCGAGAGGTACATCGGGCGCCGCTCGGTCATCCGCGACAGGCCCCAGGGGCCGACGTTGCTGCCGGTGAAGCGGTAGACGACGTAGTCCATCAAGTGCCGCAGGTCGCCCAGGCTGGGCATTCTGCGCCCGCCGAACGCGGCGGGCGTCTTCTCCAGCTGCACCCAGGTGCCGTGCGCGGTACGCCCGTGCAGCTTCTCGCGCACCACGTGCCCGCGCATCCCGATGTCCGGGTAGAGCGTCTTGTCGATGTCGCGGTGGTGGCTGGACAGCCGGGGATGGCTGCCCTTGGCCGCGCGCCACTTCTCGTACAGGCCGGGGTCGTCCACCAGCACATGGCCGCCGCACAGCACGTCGTGCATCTGCGGCACCTGGAGGCCGCGCTCCTCCAGGTCGGCGAGGATCACCGACTCCTCGGGGCTGAGCCGGCCGACCGCGGCGATCAGCCCCCGGCGGTACTCCCCCGCGCGGGCGGTGATCTCGATGACGAGCCGGACCCGGCCGCGCACCTGATCGGCCTTGCGGGCGTCGGCGTCGGAGGGCGCCGCGCCGGTACGTCCGGCACGCCCGGCGAACGCCAGTGGGTGCTTGCGCTCCATCTGGCCAGTACAGCACGGCCGGCCCGGTCCCGCAGGGCGCCGCCGCCCGCGAGGGTCAGCGCCGCCGCCCGCGCAGCGTCCGGCCGGCGGCCAGGCCGAGCCCCGGGAGGGGCAGGGCCAGGACCGCGAAGAGACGAGGAATTCCAGGTCGTGCCGGTGACGCAGCCCTTCGTGCGCCACAGCTCGACCAGCCGCGCGCCGCACGAGGCCGACCAGCTCTCACACGACAAGCAACAGCCGCCGATCGGAGACCTGTCCGCGCGGTGAACTTGCGACGGTACGTCAACTGTACGTAATCATGGGTGGGATGCCTCCGTCCGTGCGGGTCGGGGACGGGTCCTGCGAAGGGGTGGCGGCGTGCTGGGAACGGTCGGGGCGCTGTGGCGCTATCCGGTCAAATCGATGCTGGGCGGACAGGTCGCCGCCGCGGCGGTGACCGTGCGCGGACTGCCGGGAGACCGCGGCCTCGCGGTCGTGGACAGGGAGACGGGCAGGATCGCCAGCGCCAAGGCGCCGCGGCTGTGGCGGTCCCTGCTCGGCTGCTCGGCGGCGCTCGTGGACGGAGCCGTGAGGATCACCGGGCCGGACGGCAAGGAGCTGTGGAGCACCGACCCCGGTATCGACCAGGCCTTGTCGGCGCTGCTGGGCCGGGCCGTCACGCTGACCGGCACACCGCCGCCCGGGGCGGCGCTCGACCGGTCCAGGCCCGGGCAGGTCCTGCGGCGCGGGTCGGACGCCGAGGTCGAGGCGGACGTCGTCAGGTTCGGCTCCGCGTCCCCCGCGGGCACCTTCTTCGACTTCGCGCCACTCCACCTGGTCAGCACCTCGACGCTGGACCGGCTGGCGGCACTGAGCCCGCGGGGCGTCGCCGAGGCGGAGCGCTTCCGCCCGAAC is a window of Streptomyces sp. NBC_01477 DNA encoding:
- a CDS encoding lectin; this translates as MKRWRIPLATCLFLLGLAAPGTAAHAAAPAVVTDPASLVNPLLGTSNGGNTFPGADTPFGMVSWSPDTSSRPPGGNYAYSDNVVTGFSLNHISGPGCGAMGDIPVLPTTGGIDGGATQTFSHSNETASAGAYSVTLGNGVKTELTATARSGMARFTFPATTQANLLFKLSADKATNLHFTKVSSTEVSGSVDAGLFCASAPAYTAYFDMVFDQPMTGSGSFNGGDSVTFNTTGNQVVQAKVGLSYVSIAGATANRAAENGGWDFNGTRTAAHNAWNTVLNRVAVSGGTSDQQKVFYTSLYHSLLHPNLLSDSDGRYWGFDHQVHTVSGSQKAQYGTYSGWDIYRTQAQLEALVAPQQASDSAQSLVNDYAQAGFFPKWSLNSAETQVMNGDPGPAIIADYYAFGARTFDTAAAKADMIKEGTTSNPIRMGLDLQTKYGYLPSDGTYPHDFYGSAATLLEYSAQDFATSAFAGALGDTTTQSQFANRAQDWKNEFNTSSGFIQPKQANGSWKSGFNPTSSDQFVEGTSWQYTGAVPHNIRGLADAMGGNAKMAGYLDSVLSDFHGSGGTHADLGNEPSIELPWEYDYVGQPWKTQKIVRQVQDQLWPNNPANWGVGNDDLGTMSAWYVFSAMGFYPETPGTSDLALGSPLFTSVDVTLGSGGHLLVNAPAAADNAPYIQSATLNGATWNNAYLPATFATGGGTLNLTLGTSANTNWATAATSAPPSYNGNGGAKPPGPPVGRTGPVTSDNAGKCLDDNTSATTNGTRIQIWTCNNSAAQQVTVASDGTLQVLGKCVEVTGNGGTANNTLIELWDCNGGNNQKWTYNSGTKALVNPQSGRCLDIPNSSTNDGTQLQIFDCNGTNAQRWNLPS
- a CDS encoding MOSC domain-containing protein — translated: MLGTVGALWRYPVKSMLGGQVAAAAVTVRGLPGDRGLAVVDRETGRIASAKAPRLWRSLLGCSAALVDGAVRITGPDGKELWSTDPGIDQALSALLGRAVTLTGTPPPGAALDRSRPGQVLRRGSDAEVEADVVRFGSASPAGTFFDFAPLHLVSTSTLDRLAALSPRGVAEAERFRPNIVIERAGAGFVDHEWVGRDLRIGDRLTLRVIAATPRCAVPTLAHGGLPPDTAALRTLARHNRVPAMAGSDPAPSAGIYAQVLSPGMIRPGDSIRVLPPA